The Engystomops pustulosus chromosome 1, aEngPut4.maternal, whole genome shotgun sequence genome has a window encoding:
- the LOC140075560 gene encoding uncharacterized protein encodes MTSQSAQVLLASVFHKQMDYEMNSYDFMAISYSSSGVGIYSYSESIEIVRNNHTPMEETCSTHANVMEYLSAQDMDFNPFNEELPPISSMYSTGCGIVNYIQAPPDGSRSESPDIMLYSPQEGEDFNLLYDEMPPFSYWRDTGCEIVKHIRAPSDGSRSTSPRPMEDFPEEEYSSDDDLPPIYQDPEDSKILYDVSSLNVDSWMDHESTENTEEPRGPRRWSLGWMRLGLRRMTNALFSCHRGQQVEE; translated from the exons atgacatcacaatcagCACAGGTTCTATTGGCGTCTGTTTTTCATAAG CAAATGGATTACGAGATGAATTCTTACGATTTTATGGCGATTTCATATAGTAGCTCTGGAGTGGGGATTTATTCCTACTCTGAAAGCATTGAGATTGTTAGAAACAACCACACACCAATGGAAGAAACCTGTTCAACACATGCAAATGTGATGGAGTACTTGTCAGCGCAGGACATGGATTTCAATCCCTTCAATGAAGAACTGCCCCCCATTTCTTCCATGTACAGCACTGGATGTGGAATAGTGAACTACATTCAAGCACCACCAGATGGTAGCAGATCAGAGTCCCCAGATATTATGCTGTATTCGCCTCAGGAGGGGGAAGATTTCAATCTGCTCTATGACGAGATGCCTCCTTTCTCCTACTGGAGAGACACTGGATGTGAAATTGTAAAGCACATTCGAGCACCATCAGATGGGAGCAGATCAACTTCTCCGAGACCAATGGAGGATTTTCCTGAGGAAGAATATTCTTCAGATGATGatctgccccccatataccaagatccagaagatagcaaaatcctCTATGATGTTTCATCATTAAATGTGGACAGCTGGATGGATCACGAATCAACCGAAAACACAGAAGAACCAAGAGGACCAAGAAGATGGTCCCTGGGATGGATGAGACTTGGGCTGAGAAGAATGACCAATGCTCTCTTCAGCTGTCACAGAGGGCAGCAAGTAGAGGAGTAG